From Juglans regia cultivar Chandler chromosome 8, Walnut 2.0, whole genome shotgun sequence, the proteins below share one genomic window:
- the LOC108986813 gene encoding dof zinc finger protein DOF5.7-like: MMSPDNIPAKPVTEDDNQGSGSRKTASARPPEHGLKCPRCDSPNTKFCYYNNYSLTQPRHFCKTCRRYWTKGGALRSVPIGGGCRKNKKVKSSSRLSEDSKDSSSSSEIGGLKFFHGLSPAMDFQLGGLPFPRLHPPTTAIYNQFSSFGDVSGNFPAASGTVTTPFTLEPSGNSNNSLMSFNYPLSSTNGGGGGFSAAAVQNTSSSMNVHSGLASSIESLSTINQDLHWKLQQQRLAMLFGGENQKDNSVSSVPLENLTQKPQPIVFQNLEIPKSSEACSVGNSRKEGTSTRDQIATEWFFGNSYGPVTPTPANSGGNGGHGNENSWNGIQTWGDLQQYSTLP, from the coding sequence ATGATGTCGCCGGATAACATTCCGGCAAAGCCGGTTACGGAGGATGACAACCAAGGCTCAGGCAGCAGAAAAACTGCGTCGGCAAGGCCACCAGAGCACGGCCTAAAGTGCCCACGATGTGACTCGCCTAACACCAAATTCTGCTACTACAACAACTACAGCCTCACGCAGCCAAGGCATTTCTGTAAGACTTGTAGAAGGTACTGGACAAAAGGTGGGGCTTTGCGCAGCGTTCCCATCGGCGGAGGCTGCCGGAAAAACAAGAAGGTGAAGTCATCTTCGAGGCTCTCTGAAGACTCCAAAGACTCGAGCTCATCTTCGGAGATCGGAGGGTTGAAGTTCTTCCATGGTCTATCCCCAGCCATGGATTTTCAGCTTGGTGGGCTACCATTCCCCAGGCTTCACCCTCCAACAACAGCTATTTACAACCAGTTTTCTTCATTTGGAGACGTTTCGGGTAATTTTCCGGCTGCTTCTGGAACTGTAACCACTCCTTTTACCCTCGAACCCTCTGGAAACTCTAATAATTCTCTGATGAGTTTTAATTATCCGCTGTCTTCTACAAATGGTGGCGGTGGTGGTTTTAGTGCTGCTGCAGTCCAGAACACAAGCAGCTCCATGAACGTTCACAGCGGTCTTGCATCTTCTATCGAGTCTCTGAGTACTATCAACCAAGACCTGCACTGGAAGCTTCAGCAGCAGAGGCTGGCCATGCTATTTGGTGGAGAAAATCAGAAAGACAATAGCGTTTCCTCGGTTCCTCTTGAAAACCTTACGCAGAAACCTCAACCCATTGTGTTCCAGAATCTGGAGATTCCCAAATCATCAGAGGCTTGCAGCGTTGGTAATTCAAGAAAAGAAGGTACAAGTACCAGAGATCAGATAGCGACCGAGTGGTTTTTCGGGAACTCTTATGGGCCGGTGACCCCTACTCCGGCCAACAGCGGAGGCAACGGTGGCCACGGTAACGAGAACAGTTGGAACGGAATTCAAACATGGGGTGACTTGCAACAATATAGTACTTTGCCCTAG